The following are encoded together in the Triticum dicoccoides isolate Atlit2015 ecotype Zavitan chromosome 6B, WEW_v2.0, whole genome shotgun sequence genome:
- the LOC119325278 gene encoding uncharacterized protein LOC119325278, which translates to MAFFGYDPYDYGYGYPASPYSYDPYYHRPAAADAFFHDAEQLMTERLRPARRRAPARHDDAFFPGFGAAQPAARTTARPRPSSGSPKSCPDYFEIEVTGDSNSPPAVPRKPAPSAEEAAVSVQAAVRGLLARRMVREVRMVERLAEAVAARVASEAEALRADARARIGLGEELMRLLLRLDGVRGAREYRRRVTRRVLALQDAVDALEAAPAVVTADAPEVQDAEEEAESGMEPDLPVEDNTVLDFLAAETTDTAAMEVDAASPVVVDEAGHTETELVAEGEKASEAEGEWEMVATGDGDVFTGEEDPAPPKAQQQQQEQVQEEKKTVTTDGLDAKKLMEMVVALCERSAQQCELIGALAERVDTLERAVRRVEEADRRRGRNKKTNKDGKKNTSSFYSD; encoded by the coding sequence ATGGCGTTCTTTGGCTACGACCCGTACGACTACGGCTATGGCTACCCCGCCTCGCCCTACAGCTACGATCCCTACTACCACCGCCCCGCTGCCGCCGATGCCTTCTTCCACGACGCCGAGCAGCTGATGACGGAGCGCCTGCGCCCCGCCCGCCGCAGGGCCCCGGCGCGGCACGACGACGCCTTCTTCCCTGGCTTCGGCGCCGCCCAGCCGGCCGCGCGGACCACGGCGCGTCCCAGGCCCAGCAGCGGGTCCCCGAAGAGCTGCCCGGACTACTTCGAGATTGAGGTCACGGGCGACTCCAACTCTCCGCCGGCTGTGCCGAGGAAGCCGGCGCCTTCAGCGGAGGAGGCCGCGGTGAGTGTGCAAGCGGCGGTGCGCGGGCTGCTTGCTCGTCGCATGGTGCGGGAGGTGCGCATGGTGGAGCGGCTGGCGGAGGCCGTGGCCGCAAGGGTGGCCTCCGAGGCGGAGGCGCTCCGCGCGGACGCCCGTGCGCGGATCGGCCTCGGGGAGGAGCTCATGCGGCTGTTGCTGCGCCTCGACGGCGTGCGTGGCGCCCGGGAGTACCGGAGGCGGGTCACCAGGCGCGTGCTCGCGCTCCAGGATGCTGTTGACGCGCTCGAGGCCGCGCCTGCGGTGGTGACCGCCGATGCGCCGGAAGTTCAGGATGCAGAGGAAGAAGCAGAGAGCGGGATGGAGCCGGATCTGCCGGTTGAGGACAATACTGTGTTGGATTTTCTGGCTGCCGAGACAACCGACACGGCGGCGATGGAGGTTGATGCGGCGAGTCCCGTCGTCGTCGACGAGGCCGGGCACACCGAGACCGAACTGGTGGCGGAAGGCGAGAAGGCCTCGGAGGCGGAGGGTGAGTGGGAGATGGTGGCGACGGGGGACGGCGACGTCTTCACCGGCGAGGAGGACCCTGCACCACCCaaagcccagcagcagcagcaagaacAGGTACAGGAGGAGAAGAAGACAGTGACCACCGACGGGCTGGACGCGAAGAAACTGATGGAGATGGTGGTGGCACTGTGCGAACGGAGCGcacagcagtgcgagctcatcgggGCCCTGGCCGAGCGGGTGGACACGCTGGAGCGCGCTGTCCGGCGGGTGGAGGAGGCCGACCGGCGCCGGGGGAGGAACAAGAAGACCAACAAGGACGGCAAGAAGAACACAAGTAGCTTCTACAGCGACTAA